A genome region from Colwellia sp. Arc7-D includes the following:
- a CDS encoding class I SAM-dependent methyltransferase, translating into MEKTEAWSLYWQNNHQESCITKSNTEDHVILSDIWRCFSLQLSHYSTVLDLATGNGSVARRLLQFNKSLKVTAVDRASIDPKKYTDASVLLSTVHFIPDINIQKLPFDDCVFDAVTSQFGLEYSKLNLSTPELVRVLKHKGQFLFVIHHEDSEVVIPAKDKIKEFNLLLTSGLLENFELFLAGSLSLQQLNENGEKILNNAAWVKSNAITGQVFLAIDKLIQLKNKNQNLVVIMEAFQNMKARIDAENSRLNQLILASLSKDKVKKLCTSLEKLGTKVSFKLIQLNDNAGVMGWKIRGYKL; encoded by the coding sequence ATGGAAAAGACTGAAGCTTGGTCATTATACTGGCAAAATAACCATCAAGAGAGCTGTATTACAAAGAGTAATACAGAAGACCATGTCATACTTTCAGATATTTGGCGGTGTTTTTCATTACAGTTAAGCCATTATTCAACTGTGCTAGATTTAGCAACGGGTAATGGCAGTGTTGCAAGGCGTTTATTACAATTTAATAAAAGCCTAAAAGTTACCGCAGTTGATCGCGCCTCTATAGACCCCAAAAAATACACTGATGCAAGTGTGCTGCTAAGTACCGTTCATTTTATTCCTGATATAAATATTCAAAAACTCCCATTTGACGATTGTGTGTTTGACGCTGTGACAAGTCAATTTGGCTTAGAGTATTCAAAACTCAATTTATCTACCCCTGAACTAGTGAGAGTTTTAAAGCATAAAGGACAATTTTTGTTTGTTATTCACCATGAAGATAGTGAAGTAGTCATTCCTGCAAAGGATAAAATAAAGGAGTTTAATTTACTGCTTACAAGTGGCTTATTGGAAAATTTTGAGTTGTTTTTAGCTGGGTCTTTGAGTTTGCAACAATTGAATGAAAATGGAGAGAAAATTCTTAACAATGCTGCTTGGGTCAAAAGTAATGCCATCACAGGTCAGGTCTTTTTAGCAATTGATAAGCTTATTCAACTTAAAAATAAAAACCAAAATCTTGTCGTTATAATGGAAGCATTCCAAAATATGAAGGCAAGAATTGATGCAGAAAACTCGAGATTAAATCAATTGATTTTAGCGTCTTTATCGAAAGATAAAGTGAAGAAGCTCTGTACTTCACTTGAAAAGTTAGGCACTAAAGTATCTTTTAAATTGATACAGTTGAATGACAATGCAGGTGTTATGGGCTGGAAAATCAGGGGTTATAAGTTATGA
- a CDS encoding aspartyl/asparaginyl beta-hydroxylase domain-containing protein: MSKKRLLEQVDQAFNSQNNQKGLELLREYIATNDKDLEQLYRLAIIEEQIGETKNAGNAYLACIKHDKRLLKAYLYGGYFFQQIGELEKALALYSLGNDIDARLTLMHQNEKLSYETRVRSHHANKALRSHFTKLHSQSVESTKGSTRIANAIWPQTHNEQVNYLTDGQKPHLFYIPELEAKPIHESNQFDWCQLLEESFDDLTDEFVKLLSLIEQKGMPYLDGSYKVKGFESLVGSKNWTALNIYKDGVANNSLLSLMPKTAKILAGIPLYKVDGKPFEVFFSLLKAGQHIQPHFGQSNHSLTVHLPIIVPKGGYLTVANEIRAWQKGKVIIFDDSYIHEAINPSEEDRVVMIFSIWHPDLSIEEQRSILASFQARSQWLEARSQHLL; the protein is encoded by the coding sequence ATGAGCAAAAAACGGTTATTAGAACAAGTAGATCAGGCATTTAATAGCCAGAATAACCAAAAGGGGTTGGAATTATTAAGAGAATACATCGCTACAAATGATAAAGACTTAGAGCAGCTATATCGACTAGCCATAATTGAAGAGCAAATTGGCGAGACAAAAAATGCTGGAAATGCGTATTTAGCTTGCATAAAACATGACAAGCGGCTTTTGAAAGCCTACCTTTATGGTGGTTACTTTTTCCAACAAATCGGCGAGCTAGAAAAAGCTTTAGCTTTATACTCATTAGGTAATGATATTGATGCTAGGTTGACTTTAATGCATCAAAACGAAAAGCTTTCTTATGAAACCCGGGTAAGATCTCATCACGCAAATAAGGCACTACGTTCTCACTTCACTAAACTACACTCACAAAGTGTTGAATCTACAAAGGGCAGCACAAGAATAGCAAACGCTATATGGCCACAAACTCATAATGAGCAGGTAAATTACCTAACAGATGGTCAAAAACCACATTTATTCTACATTCCTGAACTTGAAGCTAAGCCTATCCATGAGAGTAACCAATTTGATTGGTGCCAATTACTTGAAGAAAGCTTTGATGACTTAACTGATGAGTTTGTTAAGCTCCTGAGTTTAATTGAGCAAAAAGGCATGCCATATTTAGATGGTAGTTATAAAGTAAAAGGTTTTGAATCATTAGTAGGATCAAAAAATTGGACAGCACTCAATATATATAAAGATGGCGTAGCTAATAATAGTTTATTGTCATTAATGCCTAAAACAGCAAAAATATTGGCAGGCATCCCTTTATATAAGGTCGATGGCAAACCATTTGAGGTGTTTTTTTCGTTGTTAAAAGCCGGACAGCATATCCAGCCGCACTTTGGGCAGTCTAATCATAGTTTGACAGTACATTTACCCATTATTGTACCAAAAGGCGGTTATTTAACCGTAGCAAATGAAATTAGGGCGTGGCAAAAAGGTAAAGTCATTATTTTTGATGACTCTTATATACATGAAGCTATTAATCCTTCAGAAGAAGATCGCGTGGTGATGATATTCTCTATCTGGCACCCTGATTTATCTATAGAAGAACAAAGGTCTATTTTAGCGAGTTTTCAAGCTCGCAGCCAATGGTTAGAGGCTAGGAGTCAGCATTTACTTTGA
- a CDS encoding tetratricopeptide repeat-containing sulfotransferase family protein, whose protein sequence is MTLSESLKIAESAHQQKQFEVAEIAYLKIINEYNNNDATYGLATLYAQTKQFERAIPLFKDALAKEPFALDITLNYAMCLNAANKSDLVLALIAGIKDRLPNDAHIINSFSHLALSIKQPELSLEIATKYENNNPQTKIICAQAYMQSDHWNKAVALWQKIGMLSSQQAVIQKNLSICYAKLRQYKNAINAFDTFLKHTPVNSINFLKFADLYILARDVKLARVQLDKAIALNDTSLTRYEIEIRVCRFENAQASALIAADNALKMNPNSYIAWGAKQEIGAQHQQAITCLSHLLDDSIDNNFQNQQNLFILAKAYEKLAQYQLAFRCFSKANNLQKDIIQRLNLTYDLPSAEEHNQFLQQVTSSNKIKQLTPSHIFIVGMPRSGTTLMDRMLSQHPNIESSGENEALALFIENKVNAQKENIETNWDDFFSQNRIEMQRSYNSKTALNADIIVDKMPHNFRYVGAILSIFEQVKVIQMRRTPEDLALSIFSQPFAPHHNYAANLKNIAHAIFQANKLMDFWRDSFPEQVIDVSYNQLTTLPKDEARLIFKFCNLDWHDDYLNFHKKHVNSFTFSELQVRQPINTSKQNFARHYEEELSTFRQLYNQLTQSKC, encoded by the coding sequence ATGACTTTAAGTGAATCGTTAAAAATAGCAGAATCTGCCCATCAACAAAAACAATTTGAAGTGGCTGAAATAGCATATTTGAAAATTATTAATGAATACAATAATAATGACGCAACTTATGGCTTAGCAACTTTATATGCTCAGACTAAACAATTTGAACGAGCCATACCATTATTTAAGGATGCGCTAGCTAAAGAGCCTTTCGCACTAGATATTACGCTTAATTATGCTATGTGTTTAAATGCTGCAAATAAATCTGATTTAGTTTTAGCGTTAATCGCAGGTATTAAAGATCGATTACCCAACGATGCCCACATTATAAATTCATTTTCTCATTTAGCTCTGTCAATCAAGCAACCAGAATTATCACTTGAAATAGCGACAAAATATGAAAACAATAATCCCCAAACAAAAATAATTTGTGCTCAAGCATATATGCAATCTGACCATTGGAATAAAGCAGTAGCTCTATGGCAAAAGATAGGCATGTTATCGTCACAACAGGCTGTTATACAAAAAAACCTTTCCATTTGTTACGCAAAGTTGAGGCAGTATAAAAATGCCATTAACGCATTTGACACTTTTCTTAAACACACTCCAGTTAATAGTATTAACTTCTTAAAATTTGCTGACTTATATATTCTTGCTCGTGATGTAAAGCTAGCAAGAGTCCAATTAGACAAAGCTATAGCCCTGAACGATACTAGTTTGACTAGATATGAAATTGAAATACGCGTTTGTCGTTTTGAAAATGCTCAAGCGTCGGCATTAATTGCCGCTGACAACGCCTTAAAAATGAATCCAAATAGCTATATTGCTTGGGGCGCTAAACAAGAAATTGGTGCACAACATCAACAAGCAATAACTTGTTTATCGCACCTTTTGGATGACTCGATAGATAATAATTTTCAGAACCAACAAAATTTATTCATTTTAGCAAAAGCCTATGAAAAATTAGCGCAATACCAACTGGCTTTTCGCTGTTTTAGTAAAGCCAATAATTTGCAAAAGGATATTATTCAACGTCTTAATTTAACCTATGACCTTCCTAGTGCTGAAGAGCATAATCAATTTCTTCAGCAAGTTACCTCTTCAAATAAAATAAAACAGTTAACCCCTAGCCATATTTTTATTGTCGGTATGCCCAGATCTGGCACAACGTTAATGGATCGAATGTTATCTCAGCATCCGAATATAGAAAGTAGTGGCGAAAATGAAGCACTAGCATTATTTATTGAAAACAAAGTTAATGCGCAAAAAGAAAACATTGAAACCAATTGGGATGATTTTTTTAGTCAAAATAGAATTGAAATGCAGCGTTCATATAACAGTAAAACGGCACTAAACGCAGACATTATAGTAGATAAAATGCCTCATAACTTTCGTTATGTGGGCGCTATATTATCTATTTTTGAACAAGTTAAAGTCATTCAAATGAGAAGGACGCCTGAAGATTTAGCATTATCAATTTTCTCTCAACCCTTTGCTCCACATCATAATTATGCAGCTAATTTAAAGAATATTGCCCATGCAATATTTCAAGCAAATAAGCTAATGGACTTTTGGCGAGACAGCTTCCCAGAACAAGTTATTGATGTAAGTTATAATCAGCTAACGACTTTACCTAAAGATGAAGCGAGGTTGATCTTTAAGTTTTGTAATCTAGATTGGCATGATGATTATCTAAATTTTCACAAAAAGCATGTTAATAGTTTCACCTTTAGTGAGCTGCAAGTACGGCAGCCAATTAATACCAGCAAACAAAACTTTGCTCGACATTATGAAGAAGAGTTATCAACATTTAGACAGCTTTATAATCAATTAACTCAAAGTAAATGCTGA
- a CDS encoding 2OG-Fe(II) oxygenase family protein: MKLSLNKTKDIAKLKQSYLNDGYVKLETALTNKTANFIHDKISVQEQWNLVFKNNGIHQDSNSLDVESWDDSHKNNLIKLVHKQAENDFQYFYETIPIYDIYYDNLMPQHFFNDIVKFLNSELVLNYFREVLDAPEITFLDAQITRFKAGHFLSCHNDDVKGKNRIAAFVINLTKDWCVDWGGALHILNSNLEIEKSFSPSFNEINVFKVPVNHLVGYVSPFATGHRLSITGWLRSGENPKEL; the protein is encoded by the coding sequence ATGAAATTATCTTTGAATAAAACTAAAGATATAGCAAAACTCAAGCAGAGCTATTTAAATGATGGTTATGTAAAGTTAGAGACAGCCCTAACAAATAAAACTGCGAACTTTATCCATGATAAAATATCAGTTCAAGAGCAATGGAACTTAGTATTTAAAAACAATGGCATTCATCAAGACTCAAATAGTTTAGATGTAGAAAGTTGGGATGATAGCCATAAAAATAATCTGATAAAGTTAGTGCATAAACAAGCGGAAAATGATTTTCAGTACTTTTATGAAACCATTCCAATTTACGATATTTACTATGATAACTTAATGCCGCAACATTTTTTCAACGACATTGTTAAATTTTTAAACAGTGAGTTGGTATTAAATTACTTTAGAGAGGTACTAGATGCACCAGAGATCACTTTTTTAGATGCGCAAATCACTCGATTTAAGGCCGGTCACTTTCTTAGTTGCCATAATGACGATGTTAAGGGCAAAAACAGAATAGCGGCATTTGTCATTAATTTAACAAAAGACTGGTGTGTTGATTGGGGTGGGGCGCTTCATATACTTAATAGTAATTTAGAAATTGAAAAAAGTTTTTCTCCATCGTTTAATGAAATAAACGTTTTTAAAGTACCAGTTAATCATCTCGTTGGTTATGTCTCACCTTTTGCAACAGGTCATAGACTATCCATAACAGGGTGGCTTAGAAGTGGCGAAAACCCAAAAGAATTATAG
- a CDS encoding 2OG-Fe(II) oxygenase family protein, with protein MTIQIKNITNISTLKDEFSKNGIVRVFDFLAQPDLDKLKISLETKVDFANAFHLNGQNRQATDAEIKALPVTTQNQLYKDIHKLAANGGGFLYGRHKIEQNSLIELRNFLGLLNSENTLEVIKEITSNSELNFADGQATRYRRGDFLTRHIDNIPGETRRIAYVLGFTEGWHPDCGGLLQFYEKDGTPMRSWSPAFNSLTLFNVDKVHSVTSIAPFSPKNRYSITGWFRA; from the coding sequence ATGACTATTCAAATAAAAAACATTACAAACATATCAACATTAAAAGATGAATTTTCTAAAAATGGTATTGTCAGAGTGTTTGATTTTTTAGCGCAACCTGACCTAGATAAATTAAAAATATCATTGGAAACTAAAGTAGACTTTGCTAATGCTTTTCACTTAAATGGACAAAATAGGCAAGCTACTGATGCTGAAATCAAAGCATTACCAGTGACAACACAAAATCAATTGTATAAAGACATCCATAAGCTGGCAGCTAACGGGGGTGGTTTTTTATACGGGCGACATAAAATAGAACAAAACTCATTAATAGAGTTGCGTAACTTTTTAGGACTATTGAATTCAGAAAATACGCTGGAGGTTATTAAAGAAATTACCAGTAACTCTGAATTAAATTTCGCGGATGGCCAGGCAACTCGATATCGCAGAGGTGACTTTTTAACACGCCATATTGATAATATTCCCGGAGAGACAAGACGTATTGCCTACGTGCTAGGTTTTACTGAAGGTTGGCATCCAGACTGTGGTGGGTTGTTACAGTTTTATGAAAAAGATGGAACCCCAATGAGATCTTGGTCTCCTGCATTTAATTCATTAACATTATTTAATGTTGATAAAGTACATTCAGTGACCTCTATTGCCCCATTTTCACCTAAAAATCGATATTCAATTACCGGCTGGTTTCGAGCCTGA
- a CDS encoding DUF3450 domain-containing protein: MSKLSKKSLIASTIIGALAFSASNFAAADALTDLQKAEAQIFKASSKSQSKIDNIYGQTQELLAEYRNTVDEADVLKGYNDHVQLMVDDQKANIQSLQNQIAGIDKTKQGVVPLMYKMIDTLDKFVDLDVPMNIDARKERIAGLRDVMGDSDVSVSEQFRLVLEAYEIEASYGTIFGVYQGELDLGDRMITADFVHMGRISFVAQSLDMKNSWVWNNDKRAWEALGDEYLKPVTDAVRMARKQLPLDLAKLPVFAAGEK; encoded by the coding sequence ATGTCCAAATTAAGCAAGAAAAGCCTTATCGCATCGACGATAATCGGCGCACTAGCATTTTCAGCAAGCAACTTCGCTGCTGCAGACGCATTAACAGATCTACAAAAAGCCGAAGCTCAAATTTTTAAAGCTTCAAGCAAATCACAAAGCAAAATCGACAATATCTATGGTCAAACTCAAGAGCTACTAGCTGAGTACCGTAATACAGTTGACGAAGCTGATGTGTTAAAAGGTTATAACGATCACGTTCAGCTTATGGTTGACGATCAAAAAGCCAACATTCAATCTTTACAAAATCAAATTGCTGGTATAGATAAAACCAAGCAAGGCGTAGTGCCATTGATGTATAAAATGATTGACACATTAGACAAGTTTGTTGACCTTGATGTTCCTATGAACATTGATGCACGTAAAGAGCGTATTGCTGGTTTACGTGATGTAATGGGTGACTCAGACGTTTCAGTATCTGAACAGTTTCGTTTAGTACTTGAAGCTTATGAAATTGAAGCCAGTTACGGCACTATATTCGGTGTGTATCAAGGTGAGCTTGACTTAGGTGATCGTATGATTACTGCAGACTTTGTCCACATGGGACGTATTTCATTTGTTGCTCAATCTCTTGACATGAAAAACTCTTGGGTTTGGAACAATGATAAACGCGCATGGGAAGCTTTAGGTGACGAATACTTGAAACCTGTAACTGATGCCGTTCGTATGGCTCGTAAGCAATTACCACTTGATTTAGCTAAACTACCAGTATTTGCAGCAGGAGAAAAATAA
- a CDS encoding MotA/TolQ/ExbB proton channel family protein, with translation MKKVINLVLFAASMTVAASASANQLDDLLKQVKNDRISEAKIDKKREAEFTSARADKQALLNKAKKDLADQQARNKRLTKEYADNEITLAQKAVELDNAQGTLGEMFGVSRAAAANAYGSIVTSLVSAEYPGRGAALDKIANSKAIPELEQLEELWFALQTEMTQSGEISKFTTEVTNLDGSKSTESVTRIGTFNLVSENGYLNYNDEVGQVQPLAKQPAGYIAGAASSFFGVTSGYAPLYVDPSRGAILTLETRKKTLMEFYHEGKEVGYAITVLLFFGLLIALERMIVLGAMSSKIKAQEKNLDQPNDNNPLGRLLKVYFENKSVDAETLELKLDEAILRETPKVDRGINLIKMFAAIAPLMGLLGTVIGMIMTFQTITLFGTGDPKIMAGNISLALVTTALGLICALPLILIHSIVAGRSKSVLQKLDEQSAGLIAAIAEKESK, from the coding sequence ATGAAAAAAGTTATTAATTTAGTATTATTTGCTGCTTCAATGACAGTAGCAGCTTCAGCGTCAGCTAATCAGTTAGATGACTTGTTAAAACAAGTTAAAAATGACCGTATTTCTGAAGCTAAAATTGATAAAAAACGTGAAGCGGAATTTACTTCTGCACGTGCTGACAAACAAGCTTTATTGAATAAAGCTAAAAAAGATTTAGCAGACCAACAAGCTCGTAATAAGCGTTTAACTAAAGAATATGCTGATAACGAAATTACCTTAGCGCAGAAAGCTGTAGAGCTAGACAACGCTCAAGGTACATTAGGTGAAATGTTCGGTGTAAGTCGTGCAGCTGCAGCTAATGCTTACGGTTCAATCGTAACGTCACTTGTTTCAGCTGAATACCCAGGTCGTGGTGCAGCTTTAGACAAAATCGCTAACTCTAAAGCGATTCCTGAACTTGAGCAACTTGAAGAACTTTGGTTTGCACTTCAAACTGAAATGACTCAATCAGGTGAAATTTCTAAGTTTACTACTGAAGTAACTAACTTAGATGGTTCAAAGTCTACTGAATCTGTTACACGTATCGGTACTTTCAACTTAGTATCTGAAAATGGCTACTTAAACTACAACGATGAAGTGGGTCAAGTACAACCACTAGCTAAACAACCTGCAGGTTACATTGCTGGTGCAGCTTCATCATTCTTCGGTGTAACTTCAGGTTACGCTCCTTTATATGTGGATCCATCTCGTGGTGCTATCTTAACGCTTGAAACGCGTAAGAAAACATTAATGGAATTCTACCATGAAGGTAAAGAAGTTGGTTATGCCATTACTGTATTGTTATTTTTTGGTCTACTTATTGCTCTAGAGCGTATGATAGTTCTTGGTGCTATGAGTTCTAAAATTAAAGCTCAAGAGAAGAACCTTGACCAACCTAATGACAACAACCCACTTGGTCGCTTATTAAAAGTGTACTTTGAAAACAAGTCGGTTGATGCAGAAACACTTGAACTTAAACTTGATGAAGCTATTTTACGCGAAACACCAAAAGTTGACCGCGGTATTAACTTAATCAAAATGTTCGCTGCAATTGCACCACTAATGGGTCTATTAGGTACAGTAATCGGTATGATTATGACCTTCCAAACGATTACATTATTTGGTACAGGTGACCCGAAAATTATGGCGGGTAACATCTCTCTTGCACTTGTAACAACTGCCCTAGGTTTGATTTGTGCATTGCCACTTATCCTAATCCACAGCATTGTTGCTGGTAGAAGTAAGTCTGTATTACAAAAATTAGACGAGCAAAGCGCTGGCTTAATCGCAGCGATTGCCGAGAAGGAGTCTAAATAA
- a CDS encoding MotA/TolQ/ExbB proton channel family protein, with protein MLFLIELWESVRSFIATGGNVLYVVAFALLLMWIMMIERYWFLSKVYPKMKDDIVGRWDAREDTTSWYAHRIRDTWISEATELLEQRMLTIRTLVAMCPLIGLLGTVTGMIGVFEVMAQQGTGNPRLMASGISMATIPTMAGMVAALSGVFFSSRLDAKVKLAKAKLVDSLPHH; from the coding sequence ATGTTATTCCTGATAGAGCTTTGGGAATCTGTCAGGAGTTTTATTGCGACTGGCGGTAACGTGCTTTACGTTGTTGCCTTCGCTCTCTTATTGATGTGGATAATGATGATAGAGCGTTATTGGTTCTTATCAAAAGTTTATCCAAAAATGAAAGACGATATCGTCGGACGTTGGGATGCGAGAGAAGATACTACTTCTTGGTATGCACATCGAATTAGAGATACTTGGATCTCCGAAGCGACAGAACTACTAGAGCAACGTATGCTCACAATTAGAACCTTGGTGGCAATGTGTCCACTCATTGGTTTACTTGGTACCGTAACCGGCATGATCGGTGTGTTTGAAGTAATGGCACAACAAGGTACTGGTAATCCGCGTCTGATGGCGTCTGGTATATCAATGGCAACAATCCCGACAATGGCGGGTATGGTTGCAGCTTTATCAGGTGTGTTTTTCAGTTCAAGGTTAGACGCTAAAGTTAAACTAGCAAAGGCTAAACTGGTTGACAGTTTACCTCATCACTAG
- a CDS encoding biopolymer transporter ExbD, whose translation MARKRIREDEEAVIDMTPMLDIVFIMLIFFIVTTSFVKEAGIEVNKPKAANQSKQKSANIFVAIKDNGEIWLDKRRVDVERVAANIEKLLAEQPTDVVIIQADKDAKHGVVVKVMDAIKEAGIDRISIAAAKG comes from the coding sequence ATGGCACGTAAACGTATTCGTGAAGACGAAGAAGCAGTAATAGATATGACACCGATGCTTGACATCGTATTCATCATGCTGATTTTCTTTATCGTAACTACTTCTTTTGTAAAAGAAGCTGGTATTGAAGTTAATAAACCTAAAGCGGCTAATCAGTCTAAACAAAAGTCAGCTAATATCTTTGTTGCAATAAAAGATAATGGCGAGATCTGGTTAGACAAGCGTCGTGTAGATGTTGAGCGCGTAGCGGCCAATATTGAAAAATTATTGGCTGAGCAACCAACTGATGTTGTAATCATTCAAGCTGACAAAGACGCGAAACATGGTGTTGTTGTTAAAGTAATGGATGCAATTAAAGAAGCGGGCATAGACAGAATTTCTATCGCTGCAGCTAAGGGGTAG
- a CDS encoding energy transducer TonB gives MVRFLVSILLGAAVTFALFAFMAFLVSSGDRTKEEALENIIVEVNTTPPKSAAERRQRVPPPPPPPPKTPPKPQAPEPETNNDTGGLTFNMPGVQLAGANAGISAPGAGFGRDGDATPIVRIEPKYPIQAARDGKEGWVTLSFTINEIGGVEDVDVIEAEPKRIFDKEAKRALRKWKYKPKVVDGKPMRQPGLTVRLDFKMDGGN, from the coding sequence ATGGTTCGCTTTTTAGTATCTATACTACTAGGCGCGGCAGTAACATTTGCTTTGTTTGCTTTTATGGCGTTTCTTGTTTCTAGCGGTGATAGAACCAAAGAAGAAGCTTTAGAAAATATCATTGTAGAAGTTAATACGACGCCACCTAAATCAGCAGCAGAACGCCGTCAACGTGTTCCGCCGCCGCCGCCGCCGCCGCCTAAAACGCCGCCTAAGCCTCAAGCTCCAGAGCCTGAGACTAATAACGACACAGGTGGACTAACGTTCAATATGCCTGGTGTTCAGTTAGCTGGAGCAAACGCAGGTATTTCTGCACCTGGCGCTGGTTTTGGTCGAGACGGAGATGCAACACCGATAGTTCGTATTGAACCAAAATATCCAATACAAGCTGCTCGTGATGGTAAAGAAGGTTGGGTAACGCTTTCGTTTACTATCAATGAAATTGGTGGTGTTGAAGACGTTGATGTTATTGAAGCTGAGCCAAAACGAATTTTCGACAAAGAAGCTAAACGTGCTTTGCGAAAATGGAAGTACAAACCAAAAGTTGTTGATGGTAAACCTATGAGACAACCTGGTTTGACTGTACGTCTTGACTTTAAAATGGACGGAGGAAATTAA
- a CDS encoding response regulator — MNILVVDDNPIIIENLTALLSAQGYFVTSACHGLDASEALLNNSFDLVVVDHLMPIMNGIQLTKHIRQHELFADIPVIFMTTQGIKSVQYLCDTLMFSAIIDKPIDQLNFINLVNDLLLPNTRRQSL; from the coding sequence ATGAATATACTCGTTGTAGACGATAATCCGATCATAATAGAGAACCTTACGGCTTTGTTATCCGCCCAAGGATACTTTGTGACCTCGGCATGTCATGGTTTAGATGCATCAGAAGCATTATTAAACAATAGTTTTGATTTAGTTGTAGTCGACCATTTAATGCCAATTATGAATGGGATTCAATTAACTAAACACATTAGACAGCATGAATTATTTGCAGACATTCCAGTGATATTTATGACTACACAAGGCATAAAGTCGGTTCAATACCTCTGTGATACACTAATGTTTAGTGCGATTATCGACAAACCTATAGATCAACTTAATTTTATTAACTTAGTAAATGATCTACTATTGCCAAATACTCGTCGTCAGTCACTATAA
- the apt gene encoding adenine phosphoribosyltransferase has product MTESQINILKSAIHTIPDYPKPGILFRDVTGILDDAEALKLTINILADKFKNGGFTKIVGTEARGFLFGAPLAVAMGVGFVPVRKPGKLPRATFKQDYELEYGQDTLEIHQDALNENDNVLIIDDLLATGGTIEATTLLIRRLGAKVTDAAFVISLPDLGGEEKLKGMDLSVFSLLQYAGD; this is encoded by the coding sequence ATGACTGAATCACAAATCAATATACTAAAATCTGCAATTCATACCATTCCCGACTATCCTAAGCCTGGTATTTTATTTAGAGACGTAACCGGCATTCTTGATGATGCTGAAGCGCTTAAACTCACCATTAATATTTTAGCTGATAAATTTAAAAATGGCGGATTTACTAAAATTGTAGGGACTGAAGCTCGTGGTTTTTTATTTGGAGCTCCATTAGCGGTAGCGATGGGAGTCGGTTTTGTACCTGTGCGTAAGCCAGGTAAACTTCCAAGAGCAACTTTTAAGCAAGACTATGAACTGGAATACGGTCAAGACACTTTAGAAATTCATCAAGATGCGTTAAATGAAAACGATAATGTATTAATCATAGATGATCTACTTGCCACTGGTGGCACAATTGAAGCAACGACTCTGTTAATTAGGCGTTTAGGCGCTAAAGTTACTGATGCTGCATTTGTTATATCGCTACCAGATTTAGGCGGAGAAGAAAAACTCAAAGGCATGGATTTATCTGTGTTCTCTTTATTGCAATATGCTGGTGATTAA